The Virgibacillus sp. SK37 region ATAAATTAAGAATGAAAATGGTTGGTCCAAATATAAAGATTAGTAAAAGTAAAATAGTAGCAAGACCCATGTTGGCATTACTTAAATATTTTATTCCTTTACCAAGACCTGACCAAGCAGAGATCATAAACAAAACGGTTACGATTGCGATGATTATAAACTGAACTCCAATAGTTACCGGAATGTCATAAAGAAAAGATAATCCTCCATTTATTTGTACAGCCCCAAAGCCTAATGTAGTCGCAACACCAAGAACAGTGGCGACTACTGCAATAATATCAACCACTCTACCAGTAGCTCCTTTGACTCTATCTCCTAAAACCGGGCGTAATGTAGCACTGATTAAACCAGGTTCATCCTTTCTAAAATTAAAATAGGCCAACACTAATGCTACTATCCCGTAAATGCTCCACGCATGAATTCCCCAATGGAAAAACGTAAACCGTAAGGCATCCTTAATCGCTTGGTTTGTTCCGGTTTCTCCAGTAGGTGAACTGAGAGCGTAATGGCTCAGCGGTTCCGCACTACCATAAAAGACGAGCCCGATGCCCATACCAGCACTAAATAGCATAGCAATCCAGGTTGGTCGAGAAAATTCAGGTTTTTCATCTGGTTTTCCTAATTTTATCTTCCCAATAGGACTAATTAATAGAAACATACATACTAACGTAATTGCCGTAACAATTATCAGATAATACCATCCAAAAGAGGTGGCGATAAACGATTTGATATTTGTTGTCATTGCTTGAAAGGCGTCAGGCATAATTGCTCCGAGTATAACCATTACTGTAATAATGGAGGCAGATATATAAAAGACTGATGTAGCTCTTTTCAATTCTATCTCTCCTTTCCGACGAATAGTGTTTTAATTATTTTCCTCCAGTATTCACAAAATATGTATAGGCACTATTTTGTGAATTAAGCAACTGTTTCAGTTTATAGTTAAAAATAAAGGCAGACAAGTAATATGTCTTATCTGCCAAACATTCCTAATATTCTTTTGTATAACCAACCTTTACCCATTTCACTTTGTAGGTCCGATCATTCTGTAATTGGAAAAGACGAAATTTAGTCAGTTGCTTTCCATAAACATGAATGGTCACCGCCATTTTCTCCCCAACAGATTCAAGTATATGACAATCTGCAGGTGGTAATAATTCACCGGTGCTATGCTCGTTTAGTCGTACTGTTCCAGCAGGTATCAACTTCACATATTCGCCTTCTTCCTCCTCATTCCGCACGAAATTTTTGACTTTCATCATACCGGTTACTACCCCTTCAACTCCCCAGGTACCATCATGATCGTGAAGTGGAGTTTTCTGACCGGCTTTCCAACCCAACGCCAAGACTTCAAAGCGATTTTCAGGGTCGCGATATAAAGAATGTCTTGTATATCCATTCTCATTTACTTGATAAACTGAGTTAGGCAACCAATCATTCGTTTTAATTAATTCACCGACTAACCCCTCTGTGCTATTCACAAGGGTCGCTTCTTCTATGTTGTCCTCTACCAACCTTGTCATATCCTGTACAAATTCTTTTAGACTATACGTTTTTAAACTGGCCAAATTCTGCACTCCCATGTAAGTATTTAATTTTGTAAGTAAAGCAATCAAGATTAGATTGCTTGCATCATTATCTTACAAGTTACTACCTATAGGTTCTATTAAATAGCAAGAAAAATCAATACTTTCCAGAAAGTTTTTAAATTAATTTTCATCATAACCCTTGAGTAATGTGCAGAATATGTCGGTATAAAAAATGCAAAGTAATGATATGTCTTATAGAGATTTTTATAGGTGCCAAAATGTTAGTCCTTTTGCTTTTCTTTAGGAATGATGACATCCAGTGAAGTCCAATCAAAAGATCCATTTCTGATTTTTTCCCTGCGCTCTTTCGTAATATAGGAACGACTTGGATCAAGATGGTAATCTGTCAATTCATCCGGATCGCCTGATGGTCGTTCATGAGACAGAAGAAATGCTGCAATATCCGCTGCCTCCTGATCTGTTAAGGTTTCTTCCTGACCCTTCGGCATGTTATTTTGGATAAATCCAGTCGCTTTTTCAATCTTTGTCATTCCAGCAGCTTCATTAAATGAACCGTCCCCCCATAACGCAGGCCCTGTTTGGTCACTTGTCCCAGACCCATCAGTGGCATGACAGGATACACAATTTTTCTCAACAAACAATCTTGCCCCATTAGTAAGATTAGGTTCAGGAACTTTCTTTTTATCATTATTCATTCTCCATGTAATGTCCTCTTTTGATTCAACATTTTTCGATATAAATTCAAAATAAGCAACCATTGCTTTCATCTCTCTACTGTTTTCGTCTAATTTATCTCCGTTCATACTACGAACAAAACAACCGTTTATTCTATCCTCAATCGTAGTCAACTTGCCTCGTCGCATTTTGGGAAACTTTTCTGTAATGCCAACCATTGGAGAGTTGGGTGCAAGACCACCATCCCCATGACAACTTAAACAAGAAAGCTCATTTCCAACATGATCTGGTACCACTGCCTTTGTATCATCAAAAATTTCTTTTCCATATATTACATCACTGTTTGGATCCAGCTGGCTTAATTCCTCACGTATTTGGTTTGCGTCATACATTTCCCCTTCACTCCGAGCCTGGTTACTACATGCGACAGTTAGTAAGGTTAATGAAATAAATAATAGCCATACATATTTTTCCTTAAACAAACATAATCACCCTTCCTTGCCAAAGTAACTATTTTACCAATACCCAACTCATTCTGTTTACTAACATATATTTGGATAACTTTTTATTATATCTCACATGTTTCCTCCCAATTATTCTTAAGTTTAATTTTTAAACAACAAGGGTAGGGATTTAGAGCGCAATATTCTATAAGAATTACATATCCGAAGGGAGCGAAGTGGAATGAAAAAGATAACTATACTTCCTTTTATAATCTTGCTTGCAGGCTGCCAGAGTATTACGGTACTCGATCCAAAAAGCTCTACAGGGAAAGAACAAGCCTACTTAATTTGGTTCAGTTTAGCAATAATGGCAATTGTTTTGCTTGTTGTTTTTATCCTGTTTACCCGTTTTGTGATCAGATATCGTTATACAGAAAAGAAATCAGAATTTATACCCCAAGACATAAAAGGAAACTTAAAATATGAATTAACCTGGACAATTATTCCATTTATACTGCTTGCCGTTCTTGCTGTTCCAACATTAAAGATTACTTTTGACCAATCACCAAAGACGGAAGCTGAAACGAACACAAACGGGATTCATATTAACGTGACTGCGGAGCAATTCAGGTGGACGTTTGAACACAAAAACAGTAAAACAGTTCATAATGAATTAATTATTCCTGAAAACAAAGATATTACTTTTCATCTATCATCTAAGGATGTTATCCATTCTTTTTGGATACCTGAATTGGCAGGAAAAGTAGATGTTATTCCAAATAAAGAACTTATCTATGTTATTAAGAATGCAGAGATAGGCGAATATGATGGAAAGTGTGCAGAATTTTGTGGTATTCAACACGCGAATATGACGTTTGACGTGAAGGTTGTTTCGATGGAGAAATATAATCAATATCTTAAACAGTCAAGTAATCAAGAAAATGAAGATTAACAAAAATGTACAAGTAAGGAGTGTGGGTCATGAATCTATCAATCTTTGGTAATTCTCTATTTATCCCCTCAGATGTTATAGCTGCATGGGTTTTTACCATTATTATGGGCGGTATTGTTGTAATCTCCGTCCTTAAATATAAAAAGTTGCCAGTCATTTGGGAATTTATGCGGACAACAAATCATCGTAAAATCGGTACCTTATACATACTATTTGGCTTCATATTTTTCCTTAGGGCCGGAATAGATGCATTGTTTATCCGTTCCCAGCTGGCAGTACCTAATAACGATTTCTGGGTATTTCAATTCGAAAAATACAATGAAGTATTTACTACACATGGAACGATGATGATTTTTTTCGCAGCAACTCCCATGCTACTGGGCTTAATGAACATTGCTGTACCATTACAAATTGGCGCTCGTGATTTGGCATTTCCATTTTTAAATGCAGTCGGATTTTGGCTATTTTTCACAGGTGGTATGCTGTTTAATATTGCATTCTTTTTAAATAGTGCACCAGCAATAGGCTGGACAGGATATGCCCCGTTGTCTACTTCTCTTTTCACCCTTGGGGTTGGATCAGACTTTTATGTTTTCAGTTTACAAATTTCCGGTTTAGGGACCATTTTTACAGCACTCAATTTAATCGTAACGATTGTAAGAATGCGCGCACCTGGCATGAAATTCACTAGAATGCCATTATTTACATGGGCAACTCTGATTACAGCTTTTTTAATACTTGTAGCGTTTACCGTTTTAGCTATCGGCCTCTATTTGCTCATGTTTGATCGCATGTTTGGAACAAAGTTTTTCCACGGCCCTGATGGTGACCCTGTGTATTGGCAGCATCTATTCTGGATTTTTGGTCATCCCGAAGTGTATATTCTTGCATTGCCAGCCTTTGGTATTTTCTCTGATATCATATCAACATTCTCCAAGAAGCGCGTTTTTGGTTATCCAGCAATGGTTCTCTCCATTGTGCTAATTGGATTTTTATCCTTTATGGTTTGGGTACATCATATGTTTACCGTCGGTCTCGGCCCAGTAACTAACACAATATTCGCAATCACCACGATGGCAATTGCCGTACCAACAGGAATCAAAGTATTTAACTGGCTATTTACAATGCGAGGTGGTGTATTAAGATTCACAACTCCTATGTTGTTCTCACTGGGATTTATTCCATCCTTTGTTATGGGTGGTGTAACGGGTGTTATGCTGTCAGTCTCAGCAGCTGACTTTCAGTTTCATGATTCCCATTTCGTTGTCGCCCATTTTCACTATGTAATTATCGCTTCCACTATCCTGGGTATATTTGCAGGAATCTATTATTATTATCCTAAAATCACAGGTTTTGTACTTGATGAAAAACTGGGAAAGTGGCATTTTTGGTTATTTCTTATCGGCTTTCATCTAACCTTCTTTCCAATGCATATCTCAGGGTTGAATGGAATGCCCCGAAGAGTTTATACGTTTAGGGTAGGGGAAGGCTTAGAAATTACCAACTTATTAAGTACAATTGGTGCATTTACTATGGGAATAAGTATGCTATTTTTCTTTTATAATTTATTTAAGACACATAAAAAAGGGGAAAAAGTTGGTAATGATCCATGGGATGGACGAACACTGGAGTGGACAGTAGGTTCGCCTTCTCCAGAACATACATTTACCCCCATGCCATTTGTGGAAGAAACGGACCCCTTTTGGTATGCAAAATTGCGTAGGGAAAGAATCAAAACAACAAAAGAACACCGAGCTAGTCCTATTTCAAGAGATTCCATACTTCCTTTTCTTATGACAATCACCTTAGGCTTCATGTCTTTTTGTATGATTTACAAATGGTACGTGCCAGCAATTATATTAGGAGCAG contains the following coding sequences:
- a CDS encoding c-type cytochrome, whose protein sequence is MFKEKYVWLLFISLTLLTVACSNQARSEGEMYDANQIREELSQLDPNSDVIYGKEIFDDTKAVVPDHVGNELSCLSCHGDGGLAPNSPMVGITEKFPKMRRGKLTTIEDRINGCFVRSMNGDKLDENSREMKAMVAYFEFISKNVESKEDITWRMNNDKKKVPEPNLTNGARLFVEKNCVSCHATDGSGTSDQTGPALWGDGSFNEAAGMTKIEKATGFIQNNMPKGQEETLTDQEAADIAAFLLSHERPSGDPDELTDYHLDPSRSYITKERREKIRNGSFDWTSLDVIIPKEKQKD
- a CDS encoding cysteine dioxygenase family protein, yielding MASLKTYSLKEFVQDMTRLVEDNIEEATLVNSTEGLVGELIKTNDWLPNSVYQVNENGYTRHSLYRDPENRFEVLALGWKAGQKTPLHDHDGTWGVEGVVTGMMKVKNFVRNEEEEGEYVKLIPAGTVRLNEHSTGELLPPADCHILESVGEKMAVTIHVYGKQLTKFRLFQLQNDRTYKVKWVKVGYTKEY
- a CDS encoding BCCT family transporter, with product MKRATSVFYISASIITVMVILGAIMPDAFQAMTTNIKSFIATSFGWYYLIIVTAITLVCMFLLISPIGKIKLGKPDEKPEFSRPTWIAMLFSAGMGIGLVFYGSAEPLSHYALSSPTGETGTNQAIKDALRFTFFHWGIHAWSIYGIVALVLAYFNFRKDEPGLISATLRPVLGDRVKGATGRVVDIIAVVATVLGVATTLGFGAVQINGGLSFLYDIPVTIGVQFIIIAIVTVLFMISAWSGLGKGIKYLSNANMGLATILLLLIFIFGPTIFILNLFTDTIGTYIQSLPKMSFRIAPLDSEAHQWINDWTLFYWTWWISWSPFVGVFIARVSRGRSIREFILNVLFVPSIVSFFWFAAFGGAAIKVENSGLANISSLATEEVLFGMFEHYPAGLIASIIAMLLVATFFITSADSGTFVLGMMTTNGSHSPSNQIKIVWGVLLSAASVVLLYSGGLQALQNMMIIAALPFSIIMALMIVSLFKSLSDEAKQIEVMKKKKKQ
- a CDS encoding cbb3-type cytochrome c oxidase subunit I, with the protein product MGGIVVISVLKYKKLPVIWEFMRTTNHRKIGTLYILFGFIFFLRAGIDALFIRSQLAVPNNDFWVFQFEKYNEVFTTHGTMMIFFAATPMLLGLMNIAVPLQIGARDLAFPFLNAVGFWLFFTGGMLFNIAFFLNSAPAIGWTGYAPLSTSLFTLGVGSDFYVFSLQISGLGTIFTALNLIVTIVRMRAPGMKFTRMPLFTWATLITAFLILVAFTVLAIGLYLLMFDRMFGTKFFHGPDGDPVYWQHLFWIFGHPEVYILALPAFGIFSDIISTFSKKRVFGYPAMVLSIVLIGFLSFMVWVHHMFTVGLGPVTNTIFAITTMAIAVPTGIKVFNWLFTMRGGVLRFTTPMLFSLGFIPSFVMGGVTGVMLSVSAADFQFHDSHFVVAHFHYVIIASTILGIFAGIYYYYPKITGFVLDEKLGKWHFWLFLIGFHLTFFPMHISGLNGMPRRVYTFRVGEGLEITNLLSTIGAFTMGISMLFFFYNLFKTHKKGEKVGNDPWDGRTLEWTVGSPSPEHTFTPMPFVEETDPFWYAKLRRERIKTTKEHRASPISRDSILPFLMTITLGFMSFCMIYKWYVPAIILGAGVFSFFVIRAFHDERAEHYGKEQTDDE
- the coxB gene encoding cytochrome c oxidase subunit II; translation: MKKITILPFIILLAGCQSITVLDPKSSTGKEQAYLIWFSLAIMAIVLLVVFILFTRFVIRYRYTEKKSEFIPQDIKGNLKYELTWTIIPFILLAVLAVPTLKITFDQSPKTEAETNTNGIHINVTAEQFRWTFEHKNSKTVHNELIIPENKDITFHLSSKDVIHSFWIPELAGKVDVIPNKELIYVIKNAEIGEYDGKCAEFCGIQHANMTFDVKVVSMEKYNQYLKQSSNQENED